A window of Plutella xylostella chromosome 19, ilPluXylo3.1, whole genome shotgun sequence contains these coding sequences:
- the LOC125489953 gene encoding uncharacterized protein LOC125489953: MDSRLTVVCCIVIALAVSVSAAHLEAREQREVMESMEELRQKRDVMESMRQKRDVEESMRQKRDVMDTMKSAWGEVVRTLSDAGDAVVHVFKPTEKSVVDKMADGVKGLVNSS, translated from the exons ATGGATTCAAGATTAACCGTCGTCTGTTGTATT GTCATAGCGCTAGCAGTATCGGTGTCTGCAGCTCACCTGGAGGCGCGGGAGCAGCGTGAGGTCATGGAGTCTATGGAGGAGCTGAGACAGAAGCGTGACGTGATGGAGTCTATGAGACAGAAGCGTGACGTCGAGGAGTCTATGAGACAGAAGCGCGACGTGATGGACACGATGAAGAGCGCGTGGGGCGAGGTGGTGCGCACGCTGAGCGACGCGGGCGACGCCGTGGTGCACGTCTTCAAGCCCACCGAGAAGAGCGTCGTGGACAAGATGGCCGACGGGGTCAAGGGACTCGTCAACAGTTCGTAG
- the LOC105398088 gene encoding uncharacterized protein LOC105398088, with product MSAMCVGLICAIILAVFVVIWITYCMFCRERHKSELYQYNISDLLHKNQIEAQNLEEKKESGLAAGIFILPSRHKQADDEYEKRPDYPESPVSALRPGPDDLVKILDDSDKPDCDARNYVTLDNIGSNSQYHSEV from the exons ATGAGTGCAATGTGCGTTGGACTCATCTGCGCCATCATACTG GCCGTGTTTGTCGTAATCTGGATCACCTACTGCATGTTCTGTCGCGAGAGACACAAGTCTGAGCTGTACCAGTACAATATAAGCGACTTACTGCACAAAAACCAGATTGAGGCCCAAAATTTAGAGGAGAAGAAAGAGAGTGGGTTGGCCGCCGgcatttttattttgccttcaaGACACAAGCAGGCGGACGACGAGTATGAGAAGCGACCGGATTATCCGGAGAGTCCGGTGTCGGCGCTGCGGCCTGGACCTGACGACCTCGTAAAGATACTGGATGACTCCGACAAACCGGACTGTGACGCCCGGAACTACGTCACGCTGGACAACATCGGCTCCAACTCGCAGTATCACAGCGAAGTTTGA